ACTGCTGATACGGCCGGTGGCGGTTATAGTCTGATTGAAATTGCTGTGAATACGATAAGTGCTTTTGTCAACAAGGGCCAACAGCCCATCGGCATAGGTTGACTTCATTTTCATCAAGAACCGGTATTCCAGAATCTTCTCCACGACCGGATGGGCGTTTTTCAGTTTTTCCAGGACTTCGGCATCGGTGGAATAACCGCTCTTTTTTTTCTTTATGACCGGCAGGTTTAGCTTTTCAAAAAGCACTTCCCCCAGTTGTTTCGGCGAGTTTATGTTAAACTCCACCCCCGCAAGCCGGTAAATTTCTCCGGTTAGTTCCTCCAGTTTTTCCCCGAACTCCCTTGATAGAGATTCGAGCTTTTCGGGGTCCACTTTTATCCCCGTCATCTCCATATCAGACAGCACGAAGCTCAGCGGCATCTCAACTCCGAAAAAGAGCTCTTCCATTGCGCAGCTTTTAAGTTTTTCGCTCATTATCTCCTTCAAAGGTATGAGGTACGCTACCCTCCTGCCGGGATCTTCGGTGCCTTTCAATTCCACGCCCAGGTTATCGAAGACTACGCTCTCCAGGTCATATCTGGGCTTTGAGGGGTCCAGCAGGTAAGCTGCCAGCATGGTATCAAAATTGTATACAAAATCCATTCCTATTTTAGCAAGTACCGTCCTCGCGTACTTTCCGTCGTGGATTATCTTAGTAATCCCCGGGTCGGCCAGTACGGCTTTTAGATCGGATTTCACCTCCGGGCTTTTTTCCAGTACTTCTGCCGGTACGTAAAACCCTTCCCCGCGGGAAGGCGAAAAGCCTATGCCTATAAGGTGGGCATCCATGGGATTTCTACCGTCGGTTTTCAGTTCCACGGCCAGAACTCCCGCAGCTCTTACCCTTTCCATCATCCGGCCGAAACCGCTGTAGTCGATTACGGTGCACGACAGCTTCTCAGGATGTTCTTCTTTCTCTTGCGGGCGGGGCAGTTTATTTATGAGAGTGTAAAACTCCAGCTCCCTGAAAATTTTTAGGAGCTCTGCGTAATCGGGTTCGGTTAAAGCAATCTCTTCCAGGTCGACGTCCAGCTCCACATCCCTGACGATGGTCGCCAGGCGCTTGCTGACTCGAGCCTGCTCACCGTATTTTAATATATTTTCCCGTAACTTCCCCTTGAGCTTCTCTGCATTTTCCAGGATATTTTCCAGGGAGCCGTATTCCTGCAAAAGTTTCAAGGCCGTTTTTTCTCCTACCCCCGGAATGCCGGGTATATTGTCGGACGAGTCGCCCATGAGCCCCTTCATATCGGGGATGGCCTGCGGTGGTATACCGAACCGCTCAGCCATCTTATCGGGATCGTAAATCTCCATTTCCGATATACCCTTCCTGGTAAGCATCACGTGGACCATGGGAGATACCAGCTGAAGGGTATCCTTATCCCCTGTTACGATGAGCGTAAAGATCCCTGCTTCTTCGGCTTTTTTCGACAGGCTCCCGAGTATGTCATCGGCTTCGTATCCGTCTATTTCGATATATCGGATGTTCATCGCCTTTAGTATTTGTTTTAAAACGTCGAATTGGCCCACCAGCTCTTCGGGTGTCCTGACCCTGTTGGCCTTATACTCAATAAATTCCTGGTGCCTGAATGTGGGTGACTTTTTATCAAAGGCCACCGCTATGTAGTCGGGCCGCTGTTCCTTCAGAATCCGCATCAGCATGTTCATGAAGCCGTATACAGCGTTGGTATGCACTCCCTTGGATGTCATCAGCGGCGGCAAGGCATGAAAGGCCCTGTGGATCAGGCTGTTTCCATCAATCAACATTATTTTCTTCATCACATTCACTCCTGTATACTTATTATTCACCAAAATCTTTTAAAAACCTTCTCTATGAGGAAAAATATTTGTGGGGCGACCGACATTATTCGACTCATTTTTTAATACTTATATTCTCTTTACTTTAGTTACCAAAAATTGCACCATATAGTAAGGGATACTTGTAGGGAGTTGGTCTATTTGGAAAACGGGGAATTTTTCAAGAATATAGGCAAACGAATAAGGCAGATAAGGTTGCAACGGGACTTGACGCAGGAAGAATTGGGTGAGAGGGCGAATCTCCACTACAGCTACATCGGACAGGTGGAAAGAGGCGACAAATTACCCTCCCTCAAGACCCTTTCCAAAATAGCGAAAGCCCTGAACGTGAGCCTGGATTACGTGCTGGAGGACCCCGCGACTTACGAAGCCCAGCCGGATACCGAAGCTGCCATAAATGAGCTGGTTACGATGGTTAGGACCAGGCCTGTGCAACAGATAAAACTGCTCATATCGGTATGCAGGACCATTTTGGAGGAACTGGACTCCTGGGAAAGAGCAACCTGATTATTAAAAAAAGCCCCTGCAGGGCTTTTATATAAAGATTTTTTCGGAGGGCAGGTACTTTTTCACCAACCCGGATACATATTCAATTATCTCTCCTTTTTTCCGTTCCGGATAGCTATAGATTCCATTCCTTTCTTCATAGGGATAAAAGATTATATCAGAAGCTGGAGTGATTTTCCTCATCCTCTTCAGGTAATCCCGGGAGATTCTGAACACGCCGATGCCGGCGTCGTATATTTTTTCAGGCTGAACGATAGAAAAAGTTCGGGTTATGAGATTTTCATAAGCCCGCTGCCAGTTTTCAAAATATAAAACCGGATCGAAACACAGCCTCACCTTCCAACCGTCGTCAACAGCATTTTTTATGCATTTCAGCCTGTGTTCCAGGGAAGGCGTCTTTCGCTCGTATTTCTCGATCACCTCGGAGGGCGAAAGCGTCCAGGCTAAAATGATATTATCAGCCGGTGGTAGTCGCCTTATGGCTGAATAATTTGCGCTCTTTGTTCTGATTTCGACTTTTAAGTTCCTCTTCTCCCTCGCGTACGCAATCCACCTGGAAGTAAGGGGCACTATCCTCTCCATTGCCAGAAGATCCGAATCATAGGAAAGGCAGAGGTAAACCGGCTGTCGTTCCAAGAGGCTCTCTACTTTTCTAAAATAATCCTCTATGTTGACAAAGATCACTATGTTGGCGGAAGGGTACATTCCGCGAAGGTAGCAGTACTCGCAGCTATAAATGCAGTTTAAAATTGGAGCGGTGTAGTAAAAATTTTTATTCCCGAAATCCTGGCAGACTTCAGGGCCGGGGTAAATCATTTCACCGTTTTTCTCGGCAAGGATCAATTTCCTGCTCATTTCCTGTACGATAAAATTCTGCCTTGGTCTGCAGAATACATCCTTATAGTGCTTTATCCTGATTTTCACCGCACCGGGAAACTTTTTTATAATTTCCCGCGTCACCGGGTGATCCATTACCCCTTCCTCTATGTAGATGTGGGAAAAACTTTTAATGACTGAGCATTTCTCTAATCCTTTCAAAGTATACCTTCCCCTCGTTTTTAGAGCATACTTTAATATTCAAAAAACCCTTCAGTTCTTCCGGCCCTCTTTTGTGCCTCGCCACATAAGCCCTTACCATATCTTTTAGCTGATGGGTCATTGTAACTGAAAGTTTCAGATTCCGGCTGATTTCGCGAATTATTTCCGGTTCTCCCTCATCGAAAACCATTGGATACTGCTCGTCCAGTGCATTATAGCAGGTCATCAAACTCTCTATTAAAGGAATGTTCCCCCGGATATACTCCAAAACCCTGACTGGATCCACCCTTTCCCCGTCCAGATAGTCATAGACCACCTTCACGCAGTGGATTTTATGCGGTGGAAGAAAAAAAGACGCCGCTTCGAAAAAACCTGCCCCCTCCATATCGACCAGATCACCTTCTATATGGGATTCGGGATATTCATCCTTATCTACCGGGAACGAAAAGGTCTCGAGTACCCCTTCCTTCATTGCGTGCTTTACGATAACGTCGGGGTAAAAAGCCCTTTTCGTATCGTGATTTATTACCTTGTGGCAGAGTACCGCATCTCCTTTTTTTAAGCTCTTCTCTTTCGCTCCGCAGATGCCTACGTTTAAGATTACATCCCTTTCCCCTGCTTTGAATTCCGTCAGCAAAAATGAGGTGGCGGCAGCGGAAGCCACAATTCCCATGCCGCTTTCCACAAGGACCATGTTGTCCCCGGCGAAAACCTGAAACCTGCAGGGTCGAGGTATTTTCTTCAAGCCGAAATGCTCAATTATCGGCTTTGCTTCGGTATGAAACGCGGTTACTATGTAAAACAAATGTATCACCCTATGGTTCGCTTACTAAATTTTATTCTACATAATATTAATAATGCAAAAAGGGGGCTCAGTAAAGCCCCCTTCAGACTGCCGAAAGTACTTTGTCGACGGTTTCTTTTCTAATTCACGCTTGCTCTTTCTTTATTTCTATAAGGTGTAATTCTTGCAGTCAAGCTTTTCTTCAATATCTTTTATCTCTTTCTTTATTTCTTTCAGGCCGAAATCCTTGTTGTCAAGTTTGTCTTCGATATCTTTTATCTCCTTCTTTATTTCCTTTAATCCAAAATCCTTGTTGTCAAGTTTATATTCGATTTCTTTTATCTCCTTCTTAATTTCTTTTAAGCCGAATTTGTCATCATCGAGCTTTTTCTCTATTTCCTTTACTTCTTTCTTAATTTCTTCTAAGCCGAAGTCTTTGCTGTCAAGTTTATCTTCGATATCTTTTATCTCTTTCTTAATTTCCTTTAGGCCGAATTTATCATCATCGAGTTTTTTCTCTATATCCTTTATTTCTTTCTTAATTTCTTTTAAGCCGAAGTCTTTGTCGTCCAGTTTTTTCTCTATATCTTTAATCTCCTTCTTTATTTCCTTCAAGCCGAACTTTTTGTTCAAGAGCAGGGCGATTATTGCTAAATCGAAGGTAGAAACTTTGGCGCCTTCGTCTGATTCCAGCTCGCCTACGAGTCCGTCAACAAATTGATCTATACTATCAAGGCCTTCAACGGATTCCAGTTGTTCAAATTTATCTATTAGCTTTTTTAACAGTTCAGTTTTTGTCATATCTTTGATAATCCCCCTCTTTGTTGTTTTATTGTTTTGTTTTTCTACTGTATAATATGAACATACCAACAAAAATGTTCATCGTACACGAAAGATAATTAGCCGTAGAACTAGAACAAAAAGCTCTTGAATTATTCAAGAGAATGTGGTAATATAATAATGCGGTTCGTGCCGAAGTGGTGGAATTGGCAGACGCGCTACATTCAGGGTGTAGTGTGCGAAACGCACGTGTGGGTTCGAATCCCACCTTCGGCACCAGGAAAACAAGGCTCCTGGTTGAAAAAAGGAGCCTTATTTTATTTTGTAAGAAAAAGAGCCAAAGCGGTTCTTTTTTTATTTTCAAAAACTTAGTATATATTTTTGCGGAAAAGAAGAAATATTAATATACAAAAGGAGGAGTCATCATGACACCCCCGATTGAAACCGGCGAGGACATCGAAAGAACCATCAGCGTCATAAAGTCGGCGATAATGAAAGCAGGAGCTCTGTCCGAAGACTTGGTGGAATCCATTAAAGCCGAATTGCGGGAGGCAAAACCCGATGTAGTCTGCGATTTTTTAAACAAACTTGCTCGGGAATGCCCGGCTGCGGTGGAACATTTTACAAATAGTGAAAGGGCAGAAAACCCTATTTTATAGCCGTTGGAGGATCCATATTAAAAAATTTAAAGTCCGCTTTCGCGGACTTTTTTATTCGAACCTGCATATACCTAGGGCCTTGTAGGTGGCTTCGTCCACTATGCCGGTAGCCTTGAGACCTTTGGCCTTTTGAAAGGCTTTCACGGCTTCGCGGGTTCCGGACCCGTAAATTCCGTCAAAGCTGCCATTGTAAAACCCGTGATTTGCCAGCCTCTTTTGTACTTCCATCACATCCGAACCCCTGCTGCCCTCAACGAGGGTCCTGAAGCCGAAGGTGAACGGGCCGTCCACACCGCCGACTATATAAACCTTTGTGCCTACCTTTACCCAATCGTAAAGCTGTTCGACGTGCCTGTTATGCATGCGGATACATCCGTGTGAGGCGAAACTGCCTATGGAATGGGGTTTGTTCGTGCCGTGGATGCCGTAAGTTCCCCAGGGGACGCTTAGCCTCATCCAGCGGGTGCCAAACCCCTCTCCCCATTTAGATTTTTCCGTTATCCTGAAAAGCCCGATCGGGGTAGGCGTATCAAAGGTGCCCACCGCTACCGGAAAGGTTTTGAAGGGTTTGCCGTCCACCATGACGACCAGCTTTCTTTCCAGGGCGTATATTACAATTGAAACATCACCCTGGGGTTTATCAGGTGGTTTAGGTGAGGTGGGTTGATATGCCGGTGAAGGTGAATAAAAAGACATCAAAAATATAATCATAAAAGCGATAACTCTAATACTTTTTCTCAAAAATTTCACCTCCCAGCGTTTCGGTTTTAGTTTAACCTTTAAATTTAATTTACATTCAGAGGGATCGGGATGGAAGTAAGCGTAGTGATTCCCGCCTTTAATGAAGAAGATAATATTGCATCGGTCGTAAAAAAGGCTATGGAACTTCATAATCTGCGGGAAGTAATAGTGGTGGATGACGGTTCGTCCGACCGTACTGCCAGGACGGCGGCCAGCGCTGGTGCCATTGTCATAAAACATAATGCGAATTTAGGGAAGGGAAAAGCCCTTATGACGGGATTTGAAGCCACCAAAGGCGAAATCGTTGTTTTTCTCGACGCCGACCTCCGCTTCGATACCGGTGATCTCGAGAAGCTGATAGAGGCGGTTGTGCGTGGTGATGCCGATATGACCATAGCCAGGTTCCCGCGGCCGCTAAAGAAAGGCGGCTTTGGTTTTGTAAAGGCGCTGGCAGGTTGGGGAGTTTACCTGCTGACAGGCCACAGAATATCGGCACCACTGTCGGGGCAGCGGGCGATAAAGCGGGAGGTGCTGGAGAGTGTAAAGGAGATACCCGGCGGATTCGGAGCTGAGGTCGGCTTTTTAATCGATGCGCTCCGGAAGGGCTTTAGGGTTGTCGAAGTGGATGTGAACATGAGGCACCGTGAGACGGGCAGAAGCCTCCGGGACTTCGCACACAGGGGGCGGCAGTTCGTTGACATCCTGGTGACATTGTTGCGAAAAGTGTACGCAGTATAATATTTGATACATTGTGGTTACCTGGTCGAAAAGGATGATTCAAAGTCATCCAATGAAGCGTATTAACTCGCGATTAAATTTCTCCCACTCTTCGTAAAACAATCCATGACCACTATACATAAAGGGGATGAGTTCCGATCCCTTGATTTGGGCATGCATCAATTCGGCAAACTTAAACGGGCAGACTTTGTCGTGTATACCATGGAAAATTCCAGTAGGAACATAAATTTTAGACAAATCTTGCCCTAAATCTTCATCTCGAAGGGAAACGGCACACATAGCTGTTGCATGGCCAGACGCTTCTATTCCCAGTCCATGGAACCAGTCCTTGAAACTCTCTGTTACATAACGTGCAAAAAATACGTCCCCAACGCCATCAAGCATTTTGGGGCGATCGATATAGGTAGCTTCTATTAAATCATTCCATGTCCGTTCCCACCGCTTAACTTCCTCTTTTGTTAGTCCAAATGGGCGTCTGGTGAAAGCCGCAGCACCAATAAGGACTAGTTTAGATACTTTATGCCCTGCATGCCGGGCCATGTACCGGATGGCAATTGCGCCTCCCATGGAGTGTCCAGCAAGGGTGATATCCTCTAACTGTAGAGTATCAATCACGATCCGGATGTCATCTGCCAATCGGTTGTACGAATATCCTTTCCACGGGCGATCCGACTTCCCGAATCCGCGCAAATCTATCCCAATGCAACGGTAACCCATTTTTGGAAGTTGGTTGAACTGATATTCAAACTGTTTATGATTGAGCGGCCATCCATGTATAAATAAGATTGGTTTTCCATGTCCCGGATCCAAATCCTCAACGAAAATATTTACATTTTGTTCAACCGAAATGTAGTAACCCATTTAACACTCCTCCTAGATAAAAAATATGTTTTTTGCCCACTTTGCTTCATTAGTTAAATCTTATGTTATGTTATGAAAAAAGGATAATATTGAACACTTGTCTATTTAAGGATCCCACCATTGGTCAAAAAATAAGGCATCTCCGTCTGGAGATGCCGTTAAATTTTATCCAAGCATATCGGGCAGGTCTTTGTTTACGTCGCTTATGAGTTTTAGGTTGAAGTTGTCCTGCAGCACCTTTATTACCCCGGGTGTGAAGAATTCCGGAGCCTTGGGGCCGATGTAGATATTTTTTACGCCGAGGCTCAAAAGGCCCAGCAGTATGGCTACGGCCTTCTGCTCGAACCAGGAAAGCACTATCGTAAGCGGGAGGTCATTGACCGAGCAATTGAAAGCTTCCGCCAGGGCTGCAGCTATTTTAACCGCCGAGATGGAGTTATTGCACTGCCCGAGGTCTATATAGCGCGGTATATTGGTCCCGGGCACCGTGCCGTAATCCACATCGTTGAAACGGAACTTGCCGCAGGATGTGGTGAGGATCACGCAGTCTTTGGGCAGCGACAAGGCCAGTTGCCTGTAGTAGTCGTTGCCGCTTCCGGGCGTATCGCAGCCTGCTATTACGAAGAACCTCCTGATCTTTCCGGCTTTGACTGCTTCGATGACCTCGGGAGCAATCTTGAGCACTGTTTCGTGGTGGAAACCGGTTATGACCTTTTTATCGGAGTCTGCGTTGGCCGGCGGCAGCGAGAGGGCCTTTTCGATGACGGGTGTGAAGTCATCGTTTTCTATTTTCTGAACTCCTTCCAGGCCGGCAACGCCGTAGCTGAAGAAGCGGTCGGAATAGCTGCCTTTAATGGGCATAATGCAGTTGGTGGTTCCGAGAATCGCACCGGGGAATTCCTCGAAAAGTTTCCTCTGGTCCGTCCAGGACTTACCTATATTGCCCTTGAGGTGCTTGTATTTTCTGAGCTCGGGATAACCGTGAGCCGGCAGCATTTCCGAGTGGGTATAGACGTTGACGCCCTTTCCTTCGGACTGCTTCAGCAGTTCTCCAAGGGCATGGAGGTTGTGACCCGTTACGAGTATGCAGTGACCTTCGATTTTATCCTGAGAAACAGTTACAGGTTCCGGAATGCCGAATTTGGATGTATGGGCTTTATCGAGGAGCTCCATCACCTTGATGGTGGCCTTTCCTACCTTCATTGCCATGTCGATGTGTTCCTTCAGGTTGAAGTTCACGTTGGTCAGCGTCATGTACAAGGCTTCCTGTACGGTGGCGTCTACTTCGGGATCGGTAAAGCCAAGTTCCCTGGCGTGGACCGCATATGCTGAGATTCCCTTGAGTCCCAGAATGATAATATCCTGGAGGCTGGAAATGTCCTCGTTTTTACCGCAAACTCCGATCCTGGTGCAGCCGCCTTTCGGAGTCTGCTCGCACTGATAGCAGAACATAGAATCCCTCCTCGTTTTGTCGTTCATTTAAATAATAGCGTTCTGTAACGGCAAATTCTGTGATAAAAATCACATCCCGGAGGAATTCTCTTCATGAACGGAAGCGTAAAGTTGGGCATAGAATACTATTGCAAAAACAAACAGCGGAGGCGTTACCTTGGATATTCAGCATGATTTGTTCCTGCAGAGAGAAATCAACTTCGGGGTTGAAATAATGAAAGATCACGCCAGGTTTATGAGAAACGCCTTCGATCCCACCGAAGAATTTCTGTTCAATGAATCCGACGAATTTTACAGGCGGTTTAACTTTCTAACCGACGAGTTAGAACCAGAGCGCGACGGTGCCGGTATGCTCCTTCCTGCAGAACCTGGTGCTGGACTTCATAGACTTTAAAGGCAGGGTAGCGGCAGGAATCCGTGCCTGCAGAATTCTTTCGATTTTGCCCGCTGAGCTAGTTGATCATATAAGGCGTGAAGCGCTGTTTTTCTCAGAATACTGGCCAGGGTCAAAGGTAGGCCGAGACCATCTAGGCGGGAACTGAACATACCCGGCGAAGGCACGGCCACGACAGCGCCGCAGGTTCTGATACCCCGGCTGCAGGAGGAATTCAGGGAAATTGCTCATGATGAACTCTTTTTCTGGTTGGAGATTGGCTTTGAAAACATGCCGGTGTAATGGCCTTATACTTCAGGCCGGGCCAGGAAGCGTATATGAAAGAGATGCTCCAGTGGGAAAGGCAAATAAGAAGACTTTACAATGAAATAGGAAAGGCTTTCAGAGCTTCCAGGTCACCAGAACCGTTTATATCCATTAGCATTAACATTATGAAGCATTGGGGAGGCTTTTTGCAGAGGCTTTTAGCGGATCTTACAAGGTGTACCATCCCGGGCAGGCAGATGAATGTATGGCCTAGGATAGTCGATCACATGATCCGGGAGAATAATTATTTTATAGAAGTGCTTGAAATACTCCAGAAGATGCGGTGTTGAGCCGCCTGCATCTTTTTTTTGGGTTGAAAGCCTCTTGAATTATGGCCGGGTATATGGTAATATAAAAGTGTAACTGTGCCGAAGTGGTGGAATTGGCAGACGCGCCGGACTCAAAATCCGGTGGCCGATAAGGCCGTGCGGGTTCGACTCCCGCCTTCGGCACCAGGAAAATCAAAGCTTCCGAGGTTTTGAATTTTTTCGGAAGCTTTATTTTTTACTGCAGTTTGGAGTAAATTTAACCGGCAGTTAATGCCTGCCGGATGGGTTAAATAATTACTTTT
The DNA window shown above is from Thermosediminibacter oceani DSM 16646 and carries:
- the hcp gene encoding hydroxylamine reductase, yielding MFCYQCEQTPKGGCTRIGVCGKNEDISSLQDIIILGLKGISAYAVHARELGFTDPEVDATVQEALYMTLTNVNFNLKEHIDMAMKVGKATIKVMELLDKAHTSKFGIPEPVTVSQDKIEGHCILVTGHNLHALGELLKQSEGKGVNVYTHSEMLPAHGYPELRKYKHLKGNIGKSWTDQRKLFEEFPGAILGTTNCIMPIKGSYSDRFFSYGVAGLEGVQKIENDDFTPVIEKALSLPPANADSDKKVITGFHHETVLKIAPEVIEAVKAGKIRRFFVIAGCDTPGSGNDYYRQLALSLPKDCVILTTSCGKFRFNDVDYGTVPGTNIPRYIDLGQCNNSISAVKIAAALAEAFNCSVNDLPLTIVLSWFEQKAVAILLGLLSLGVKNIYIGPKAPEFFTPGVIKVLQDNFNLKLISDVNKDLPDMLG
- a CDS encoding SPL family radical SAM protein; this translates as MKGLEKCSVIKSFSHIYIEEGVMDHPVTREIIKKFPGAVKIRIKHYKDVFCRPRQNFIVQEMSRKLILAEKNGEMIYPGPEVCQDFGNKNFYYTAPILNCIYSCEYCYLRGMYPSANIVIFVNIEDYFRKVESLLERQPVYLCLSYDSDLLAMERIVPLTSRWIAYAREKRNLKVEIRTKSANYSAIRRLPPADNIILAWTLSPSEVIEKYERKTPSLEHRLKCIKNAVDDGWKVRLCFDPVLYFENWQRAYENLITRTFSIVQPEKIYDAGIGVFRISRDYLKRMRKITPASDIIFYPYEERNGIYSYPERKKGEIIEYVSGLVKKYLPSEKIFI
- a CDS encoding DUF2935 domain-containing protein, yielding MLDFIDFKGRVAAGIRACRILSILPAELVDHIRREALFFSEYWPGSKVGRDHLGGN
- a CDS encoding helix-turn-helix domain-containing protein; its protein translation is MENGEFFKNIGKRIRQIRLQRDLTQEELGERANLHYSYIGQVERGDKLPSLKTLSKIAKALNVSLDYVLEDPATYEAQPDTEAAINELVTMVRTRPVQQIKLLISVCRTILEELDSWERAT
- a CDS encoding DUF2935 domain-containing protein encodes the protein MALYFRPGQEAYMKEMLQWERQIRRLYNEIGKAFRASRSPEPFISISINIMKHWGGFLQRLLADLTRCTIPGRQMNVWPRIVDHMIRENNYFIEVLEILQKMRC
- a CDS encoding glycosyltransferase family 2 protein, with protein sequence MEVSVVIPAFNEEDNIASVVKKAMELHNLREVIVVDDGSSDRTARTAASAGAIVIKHNANLGKGKALMTGFEATKGEIVVFLDADLRFDTGDLEKLIEAVVRGDADMTIARFPRPLKKGGFGFVKALAGWGVYLLTGHRISAPLSGQRAIKREVLESVKEIPGGFGAEVGFLIDALRKGFRVVEVDVNMRHRETGRSLRDFAHRGRQFVDILVTLLRKVYAV
- a CDS encoding DUF2935 domain-containing protein, with protein sequence MDIQHDLFLQREINFGVEIMKDHARFMRNAFDPTEEFLFNESDEFYRRFNFLTDELEPERDGAGMLLPAEPGAGLHRL
- a CDS encoding purine or other phosphorylase family 1 — encoded protein: MFYIVTAFHTEAKPIIEHFGLKKIPRPCRFQVFAGDNMVLVESGMGIVASAAATSFLLTEFKAGERDVILNVGICGAKEKSLKKGDAVLCHKVINHDTKRAFYPDVIVKHAMKEGVLETFSFPVDKDEYPESHIEGDLVDMEGAGFFEAASFFLPPHKIHCVKVVYDYLDGERVDPVRVLEYIRGNIPLIESLMTCYNALDEQYPMVFDEGEPEIIREISRNLKLSVTMTHQLKDMVRAYVARHKRGPEELKGFLNIKVCSKNEGKVYFERIREMLSH
- the polA gene encoding DNA polymerase I, producing MKKIMLIDGNSLIHRAFHALPPLMTSKGVHTNAVYGFMNMLMRILKEQRPDYIAVAFDKKSPTFRHQEFIEYKANRVRTPEELVGQFDVLKQILKAMNIRYIEIDGYEADDILGSLSKKAEEAGIFTLIVTGDKDTLQLVSPMVHVMLTRKGISEMEIYDPDKMAERFGIPPQAIPDMKGLMGDSSDNIPGIPGVGEKTALKLLQEYGSLENILENAEKLKGKLRENILKYGEQARVSKRLATIVRDVELDVDLEEIALTEPDYAELLKIFRELEFYTLINKLPRPQEKEEHPEKLSCTVIDYSGFGRMMERVRAAGVLAVELKTDGRNPMDAHLIGIGFSPSRGEGFYVPAEVLEKSPEVKSDLKAVLADPGITKIIHDGKYARTVLAKIGMDFVYNFDTMLAAYLLDPSKPRYDLESVVFDNLGVELKGTEDPGRRVAYLIPLKEIMSEKLKSCAMEELFFGVEMPLSFVLSDMEMTGIKVDPEKLESLSREFGEKLEELTGEIYRLAGVEFNINSPKQLGEVLFEKLNLPVIKKKKSGYSTDAEVLEKLKNAHPVVEKILEYRFLMKMKSTYADGLLALVDKSTYRIHSNFNQTITATGRISSTEPNLQNIPVKTDIGRKIRGVFVAESPEHVLLSGDYSQIELRVLAHLSGDEGLIEAFIKGEDIHTRTASEVFGVPPEQVTPLLRDRAKAVNFGIIYGISDYGLAQNLGISTAEAREYIENYLNRYPKVRDYIRETIRNARMSGYVTTILNRRRYIPEINSRNYNLRSFAERVAMNTPIQGSAADIIKVAMVKITNHFREYGLKAKMLIQVHDELIFDVPKSELEVVKNIVKDDMENAIPLKVPLVVDFKEGYTWEEIS
- a CDS encoding L,D-transpeptidase family protein; its protein translation is MRKSIRVIAFMIIFLMSFYSPSPAYQPTSPKPPDKPQGDVSIVIYALERKLVVMVDGKPFKTFPVAVGTFDTPTPIGLFRITEKSKWGEGFGTRWMRLSVPWGTYGIHGTNKPHSIGSFASHGCIRMHNRHVEQLYDWVKVGTKVYIVGGVDGPFTFGFRTLVEGSRGSDVMEVQKRLANHGFYNGSFDGIYGSGTREAVKAFQKAKGLKATGIVDEATYKALGICRFE
- a CDS encoding alpha/beta fold hydrolase, whose protein sequence is MGYYISVEQNVNIFVEDLDPGHGKPILFIHGWPLNHKQFEYQFNQLPKMGYRCIGIDLRGFGKSDRPWKGYSYNRLADDIRIVIDTLQLEDITLAGHSMGGAIAIRYMARHAGHKVSKLVLIGAAAFTRRPFGLTKEEVKRWERTWNDLIEATYIDRPKMLDGVGDVFFARYVTESFKDWFHGLGIEASGHATAMCAVSLRDEDLGQDLSKIYVPTGIFHGIHDKVCPFKFAELMHAQIKGSELIPFMYSGHGLFYEEWEKFNRELIRFIG